The Bacteroidetes bacterium SB0662_bin_6 genome has a window encoding:
- a CDS encoding sulfatase has translation MLLGSCQVQTPEAGSTSTRPNIIVILTDDQGYGDLGSYGSQTIRTPHIDQLANEGILFTDFYVHPICSPSRAALMTGSYAPRTGFADVQLWGSPFGLHPDEVTIAEVLKTKGYATAAVGKWHLGEQDAFAPNRQGFDFFYGIRLVNGTQPFENFAVPLYRNDSLLTIRPDHSRMTRDFTRESLRFIDEHKEGPFFLYLAFTMPHIPIYPGEGFRGKSGVSLYADAIEEIDWSVGRIVEKLEQENLDENTLIMYTSDNGPWAGHGEQSGSAGPLRGSKISTWEGGVRVPAIMKWKNVIPASQTSRQVVGIIDIAPTLAALAGAEMPKDRVIDGKNLFPLMTGEDPAEPLHEVYYHYAGTWLQAVRAGKWKLHFARPEKREGIYGECAPWFTNAAEVLPEDLLFDLETDIGETRNLAGEHPEVVQRLTELANRAREDIGDYGQKGKNSRPIGSTYPALTDISRYPQSPYGQAMADSMVTEMRAFQRTRFEHLMMQDTTSLNGQEKQELDFYRQQLDWER, from the coding sequence ATGTTGCTTGGTTCATGCCAGGTCCAAACACCTGAAGCCGGGAGCACCTCTACCCGCCCTAATATCATCGTCATTCTGACCGATGACCAAGGCTATGGGGACCTGGGCAGTTACGGGTCACAAACCATCCGTACTCCCCATATCGACCAACTGGCAAACGAAGGAATATTGTTCACGGACTTTTATGTCCACCCGATCTGCTCCCCTTCCAGGGCTGCCTTAATGACCGGTAGCTACGCGCCTCGGACGGGCTTTGCCGATGTCCAGTTGTGGGGTTCTCCTTTTGGCCTGCATCCCGATGAGGTTACCATTGCCGAGGTGCTCAAAACAAAGGGCTATGCTACGGCCGCTGTGGGCAAATGGCATCTGGGAGAACAAGACGCCTTTGCGCCGAATCGGCAGGGCTTTGACTTTTTCTACGGGATCAGACTGGTGAACGGGACGCAGCCCTTTGAAAATTTTGCGGTTCCGCTTTATCGCAATGACTCCCTTCTTACCATCCGCCCCGATCATTCCCGGATGACCCGGGACTTCACTCGTGAGAGTCTCCGTTTTATCGATGAGCACAAGGAAGGCCCGTTCTTTCTGTATCTCGCCTTTACCATGCCGCATATTCCTATTTACCCGGGGGAGGGTTTTAGAGGGAAAAGCGGGGTCAGCCTGTATGCCGATGCGATTGAGGAAATCGACTGGAGCGTGGGCCGAATCGTCGAGAAACTGGAGCAGGAAAACCTGGATGAAAACACGCTCATCATGTATACCTCCGACAACGGCCCGTGGGCCGGGCACGGAGAACAGTCGGGCAGTGCAGGCCCCCTGCGAGGAAGCAAAATATCGACCTGGGAAGGAGGAGTTCGCGTGCCTGCGATCATGAAATGGAAGAACGTGATACCAGCTTCTCAGACCAGTCGACAGGTCGTTGGAATCATTGACATCGCTCCCACCCTTGCTGCCCTTGCCGGTGCGGAGATGCCGAAAGACAGAGTGATTGACGGGAAAAATCTTTTTCCGTTGATGACGGGAGAGGATCCGGCGGAACCGCTTCATGAGGTGTATTATCATTACGCCGGGACCTGGTTACAGGCTGTCCGGGCAGGGAAATGGAAGCTCCATTTCGCCCGTCCGGAGAAACGAGAGGGGATTTACGGAGAATGCGCCCCCTGGTTTACCAATGCGGCCGAGGTCTTGCCGGAGGATCTTCTTTTTGATCTCGAAACCGACATCGGGGAAACAAGAAATCTCGCCGGCGAGCACCCGGAGGTGGTCCAACGGCTCACGGAGCTTGCAAATCGGGCCAGGGAGGATATAGGGGATTATGGACAAAAAGGAAAAAACAGCCGGCCCATCGGCTCCACCTATCCTGCCTTGACAGACATCTCCCGGTATCCTCAAAGCCCGTACGGCCAAGCCATGGCCGATAGTATGGTGACGGAGATGCGGGCCTTCCAGAGAACCCGTTTTGAGCACTTGATGATGCAGGATACGACCTCTTTGAACGGGCAGGAAAAGCAGGAGTTGGATTTTTATCGGCAGCAGCTTGATTGGGAGAGGTAA